Part of the Halorhabdus utahensis DSM 12940 genome, TCGTCGACGTACGCCTCCGTCAACGCTGTCTCGGCCGCGGCCCGACTGTCGAAATCCAGCGTGATCCCCGCCGGAATCTCGTCAGCCCGCTCGTCGAGCGTCGTGTTGAGTTGGTCGCTGATCCGGTCCTGCCCCTCCGTCGCCACGGACGCGTAAACGCCCTCCTCCTCGAACGTATCAGTGAGATGGTCGCTGTCGAGGACGGTCCCGTTGACCGCGAACGCGGCACTGGCCCCGGCGATCGAGAGGACCATTATGATCGCCACGACCACGACACCGATGCGTTTGAGCAGACTCATGATCGACACCTCTTGGCTGGCCACAGCGCGACAGGGAATGGATTGATCATCTTGTTCTCGGTACTGATTACCACGCTTGCAGGCTACAAAGACGTTGGGTGTCCGGGGCCGGTAGTGTTCAGAGAAGGATCTAACCAGAGTGAGACTGCCCTGAAAGCCCTCGCCAGTTTCGGTCCACCAGGATTCGGCAGATTTGGAAGCAGAAACAGACTCTTTGGTCACTGCGTATCTGAACACCACGCCGGGGCCAGTGGCAAACGTTTATTGTTTCGAGTTTCGTAATAGTATACAAGATGAGTTACGATACCGAGCATGTACGAAACGCAGCGGATCCGCCAGGGATAATCACTGGTATTCCAACGTTTGCCGAATTACTCGATAATGCCGCACTAGCTGGTCTCTACACTACAATAAGACAGTCTTCGACCGCAACTGGTCCTGAACTCGTCAAAACTTCGGACGTCTCGAAGAAGACAGTATACGACTATCTACACAAATTGGAGCGAGCCGGCTTGATACGGAAGACCGGCGATGATGGGGGCACTGCCAGATACGTCGCTGAAGGGTTCGAACTGACAGTGACAGTCCGTGAAACAGCAGTGACAATCACACCGGAACTTATCGAGGTCATCGCCCACAGGAACGACTACCCGCCTATCGAGCGTGTGCTCAACGAGCGCGGAATCACCACGTTCGCTCTC contains:
- a CDS encoding helix-turn-helix domain-containing protein, producing MSYDTEHVRNAADPPGIITGIPTFAELLDNAALAGLYTTIRQSSTATGPELVKTSDVSKKTVYDYLHKLERAGLIRKTGDDGGTARYVAEGFELTVTVRETAVTITPELIEVIAHRNDYPPIERVLNERGITTFALVYDLVKAHSEGDVTIRQIADLTDLAPGTTYDLVDALYSVLSLGDDESSPTTYTPADFDAEGNDLLVEMDDE